ACCATTTCTGTATGCTCAAAAACTTTACTTTTTTAATAAAATACTTATTCACCCTACTGGTAATATTGGCTTTAGGTAATTCTGCTTTCTCTCAGCAGATAAACCGAAGCCCGGCTGCTGCAGACACCAGTATCTACAACACAGGTACTAAGCCAGCCTTTCGGTGGAAAGACAGTTATCTTGACAGGTTTAATTTTGACCTTCCTAGGTCACCTTTATTTAACCTTTATCCCTCCGCATTAGAAACCTCTGTTATCTATGAACCAGAGAATGATAAAATCAATGTTGATGAAAAATTAGGGGACGACATAACAGCAAAAATCCCGACCTCCATGACTTTCAATGAATACTCTAGTATTCAGAATGCCATGGTGCGGAAAAGTATTTTAAGAGATTACGAAAGACTCCAAGATGGCAATAGCAATACCAGTGGTAGAGGCTTATCCCCTCTTTTGAAAAAATCTCCTTTGGTAGATAAACTATTCGGAGGAAAAGTACCCGAGTTTAAACCTAATGGTTTCATTTCTGTCGATTTAAGAGCTGGTAGCCAATTTCTGAATAATCCAGAAACACCGCTATATCTCCGAAAGAGACCAATTTTTGATTTTGACCAACAGATTTCCATCAACTTTAATAATAATGCCAACGAAGGCGAGAATGACCTTCAAGGAGGACAAGGCGGTTTTGGAGGAAACAACCAAGGGGGTGGACTAAGTGAACTAAAAAAACTTACTCAAAGCTCTAGTGCCCTAGAAAATAGAGACCCATATCGAGAAAAAATGGGTATCTTAGGAAACTTTGACACCAAGTCTGCTTTTAATTTTGAAAATCAGTTTAAACTTAACTTTAAATCTGACCCAGAAGATATTTTACAATCTCTAGAAGCAGGAAATGTCAGTTTCCCTATCAGTAGTCAATTAATTCCTGGTGTAGAAAACCTATTTGGCGTAAAAGCGGGATTGCGTTTTGGTAAGTTAAACGTATCTACCGTGGTAGCACAGCAGCGTTCTCGTACCGAATCTATTACAATTAGCGGTGGGGCTCAAAACAGGCCATTTGAAATTCGCTCTGATGAATACGACGAAAACCGTCACTTTTTCCTCTCACATTATTTCAGAGACCGTTACGAGGCTAGTTTAAAATCGTTACCAATGGTAACTTCTCAAGTTTTAATAACCAGAGTAGAAGTTTACGTAACTAACAGAACCAACTCTGTCAACAGTAATAGAAACCTAGTAGGTGTTACAGACTTAGGAGAAACAGACCCATACAACAAGGCAGCGGTTAGCCCTACCGGTGTGAATGTTGCCTCAAACAAAGCAAATTCATTAAACGAGCTTTTAAGTGTAGAGGATGGCGACTTCCGTCAAATAGATAACACGAATACGGCATTAGAATCAAGAAATTTAAAAAAAGGTGTTGACTTTGAAATACTTAGAGGTGCCAAAAGACTTACGGATAGAGAGTTTGACTTCAATCAACAGTTGGGTTATGTATCACTTTTAACTCCTTTAAGAAACGACGAAATTTTAGCGGTTTCGTACGAGTACACTATTAACGGTGAAAGATATCAAGTAGGTGAACTAACGGAAGATTATTCTATCAGAAAAGAAGACGACGTCATCATGATGAAACTTCTTAAATCATCCACTATTAGAAACAAACTGGACCATCCAATGTGGGATTTGATGATGAAAAACGTCTATTCCCTTTCTCAAGGTCAGATTGCCCGTGAGGGTTTTGAACTAAGAATAATTTATAAGGATGATGTCACAGGAATGGATGTTCCTAACCTACAAGAAGGCGAAAACCTGAAAGACAAGCCGCTTATCGCTGTTTTTGGTTTAGATAAACTAAATTATAATAATGACCAACAGTATGATGGCAACTTCGACTATGTAGAGGGTATTACCATTAATGAAAGTCGTGGAACTATATTTTTCCCTGTTTTAGAACCGTTTGGTTCATACCTAGCCAGCCAATTTAACGACGCCACGGAATCAACTTTAAAACAAAAATATGTTTTTAGTGAGCTATATGACAAAACTATCTCGGATGCTCAACAAGTAAACACCAAAAACAAGTTTTATATAGCGGGTTCTGTTCAGAGCGAAAGCAGTGAGATACCATTACCTCTAGGAGCATCTGGAGCATCAGTAAGGGTCTATTCTGGTGGAACAGAATTACAGCAGGGAACAGACTACATAGTAGACTCTCAAATAGGTAGAATCAGAATAGTGAACCCTAGTATTTTGGCATCTGGTAGGTCTATAAGGATTGATTACGAACGCCCAGATTTGTTCCAATCTCAAATCAGAAGGTTATTTGGTTTAAGGTTAGATTATTCGGTGAGCAAATCCTTAAGACTGGGAGCCACCATGATGGATCTTAAGGAAAGTACTCCCGGCTTCCTAACCAGAACTTCTATAGGAAATGAACCTGTTAATAATACACTTTGGGGTTTTGATGTCAACTTCAAAAAAGAAGGGAACGGCTTCACTAGGCTACTAGACAAACTTCCACTTATTCAAACCAAAGAGCCTTCTTCTATAATTCTTAGTGCGGAGTTTGCTCAACTAATTCCTGGAGTAAACAATAAAAAAATCGATGGCAATGCCATGATTGATGATTTTGAAGCTGCCAGAAACATTAATGATTTAACCAGACAGCCTAGAAAATGGCGACTAGGCTCTACGCCAGATAAGTTTAAAGACCTTACTGTTCCTACATATGGTTATAACTATAAGAGAGCTAAGATGTCGGTGTACACCATTGACCAGTCTACCTTTATTACCTCAGGCTTTGGTGGTGGAAATGGCATAGTTCCTGAAGAAATTACCGCCGCAGCTCAAAACAACCTGTACGAGCGTTCTTTTGTTATTCAAGACATTTTCCCTGGTCGTTCTACACCTGTATTAGGGCAAAACTTACCTTCCGCTATTCTAGATGTATCTTACTTTCCTGAAGAAAGAGGAATGTATAATTACAACCCAAACTTAACATCTGATGGACTGCTTCAAAAGCCTGAAGATAATTTTGGAGCAGTAATGCGAGGAATCACTTTTGACGCTGATTTTGACAATTCAAATGTAGAATATTTAGAGTTTTGGCTTTTAAATCCTTTCCAAGACGCTGTAAGAGACGGTAGAAAAACCGACGGCAATACCAACCAAACCGGTGGTGTTTTAAGTATACAGTTGGGTGATATTTCTGAAGATGTTATTCCCGATAGCCGTTTCAATTTTGAAAATGGAATTCCAACATTCTCTGAAACTGCTTCCCAACCAGATATTACCAACTGGGGAAAAGCACCTACCATCCAGTTTTTAACCGACGCCTTTGATAACTCTACTGCTGATGAGAACAGTTTAAGAAAACAGGATGTTGGCCTTGACGGCTTAAGTAATGAGGAAGAAAGGAACTTTGAACATATCAAAGAATACTTAGACAAAGTCAAAATTAATGTTACCAATCAAGAAGCTTTAAATGAAATCATAAATGACCCATCAGGTGATGATTTTAAATTTTTCTTAGATAATGGCTACGGCACAGACCAATTTATAGTAGAGCGTTTTAAAAACTACCTTGGTATGGAGAATAATTCTCCCTCCATTAATGAAACGGACGTGATTACGCCTTCCTCATCTGCTGTGGCAGACAAAGAAGACCTTAACCAAGATAACACCATTAGTGATGTGGAAAGCTACTGGAACTATGATATTCCTCTAGCAAACGACGGTTTATCGGTAGGTAATGGTTACATCATTGACAAAGTATCCTCAGGAAATGCCGATTGGTATCTATTCAGAGTTCCATTAAGGTCAGATTCTACCAAGGCTCAAGCCGTGGGTGGCATTACCGGCTTTAAGTCTGTTAGGTTTATGCGAATGGTGATGTCTGAATGGAAAGAGCCTGTAGTCTTACGTTTTGCGGCATTACAGTTAGTCTCTAACTCTTATCGTGCATACACCGAAGACTTAAACAATAATTCTTTTGTGACCATTCCTGAGCCAAACAGCAATACCACAGGATTTAAAGTAAGTACCGTTTCTATTGAAGAAAATGGCTGTACAGAAGATGGCGATTGTAACATTAAAGATGGACAAACGCCATACGTAGTTCCTCCAGGTTTTCAAAGAGACCGTGACTTTTCACAGCAAACTTTCCGTCAGTTTAATGAGCAGTCTGTTAGTTTAGCGGTAGAAGCACTAGAACCAGGTGACAAAAGAGCCATCTTCAAAAACACCGACTTAGACCTTAACATGTACAAGCGAGTTCAGATGTTTGTACATGCAGAAAACGAGCAAAACCAAGATAACTACGCTGGTGCTTTCATGCGATTGGGTACAGATAGCAAAACCAATTACTACGAAGTAGAAATTGAAAATCTCAAAGCTACACCTATAGGCTCCACCATACCTGAAGATGTTTGGCCTGCCATTAATGATTTTGATATCCCTATTGACGAATTTAGAAACTTAAAAGTAAGACGAAACTCAAAATTGGGTTCTGACCCAGATGTGGCTTTAGATAAACCTTATTGGGAATATGTTACCGTAAATAGCTTACCAACCGATGCTGGAGAAATAATCCCAAGAACTTATAAGATTACCGTAGTCGGAAATCCAGATTTAAGCAATGTTTTGGTGACTATGCTTGGAATTAGTAATCCTTTAGATTCAAACAAAATAGAACAACCAGCCAAGTTCACTGTTTGGATGAATGAATTAAGAGCCAATGGATTTGATGATACTAAAGGAGAAGCAGCAGTTTTAGCCGCTGATATTAAACTAGCAGATATTGGAACCATCTCTGTTAGTGCAAACATCAACACTTTTGGTTTTGGTGGTGTGCAAGATAGAATTTCTAGCCGTTCGCAAGAAACTTCACAGGGTTTTGGAATTGCATCATCGTTAGAGCTTGATAAGTTTTTCCCACAAAGTTGGGGCTTAAGCATTCCTCTTTTCATGAATTATGATATCCAAGAAGTGGTACCCTATTTTGACCCATTAGACCCTGACATAGTTCTTGATAACGCACTGGCACAATTTTCAGAGGCAGAGGCAAAGGCATATAAAGATTTAGTAATTGACAGGAACGTAAATAAAGGTTTTAATCTTTCTAACGTTCGAAAAACAAAAACAGATCCGAACGCTAAAAGCCACATTTATGATGTTGAAAATTTTAGCGTCTCCTATGCTCAAAGCAGTATTAGCCGAAGCAATATCCTTATAGATGAATATTTGGCTGAACGAAAAACGGGAGCACTAACTTATCAATTCCAACCTAAGACTACACTTTGGGAACCCTTTAAAGAAAAAGAAAGTCTAGCAAATCCAAAATTGGCTTGGCTAAAAGCATTAAACTTCTCTCCTATCCCTAATCTAATTGCCTTCCGAACAGATTTTAATAGAAGTTTTACCAAAACAGCTTACCGAAGTGCTGAACAAACTGACAGTCCCGGAGAAGTATTACCGAAGTTAGATCCTAACTATATCAAATACTTCTTAACCAATAGGTATTATGATTTACAATGGGATTTGACCAAGTCAATTTCCATGACTTATAATGCTCAAATGAACTCTATCATTGACGAAGAGTATGGCGATGCTCAAGAGAGCATTTGGCAAGGAATATTCTCCTCAGGAAGAGCAAAA
This sequence is a window from Arcticibacterium luteifluviistationis. Protein-coding genes within it:
- the sov gene encoding T9SS outer membrane translocon Sov/SprA, which translates into the protein MLKNFTFLIKYLFTLLVILALGNSAFSQQINRSPAAADTSIYNTGTKPAFRWKDSYLDRFNFDLPRSPLFNLYPSALETSVIYEPENDKINVDEKLGDDITAKIPTSMTFNEYSSIQNAMVRKSILRDYERLQDGNSNTSGRGLSPLLKKSPLVDKLFGGKVPEFKPNGFISVDLRAGSQFLNNPETPLYLRKRPIFDFDQQISINFNNNANEGENDLQGGQGGFGGNNQGGGLSELKKLTQSSSALENRDPYREKMGILGNFDTKSAFNFENQFKLNFKSDPEDILQSLEAGNVSFPISSQLIPGVENLFGVKAGLRFGKLNVSTVVAQQRSRTESITISGGAQNRPFEIRSDEYDENRHFFLSHYFRDRYEASLKSLPMVTSQVLITRVEVYVTNRTNSVNSNRNLVGVTDLGETDPYNKAAVSPTGVNVASNKANSLNELLSVEDGDFRQIDNTNTALESRNLKKGVDFEILRGAKRLTDREFDFNQQLGYVSLLTPLRNDEILAVSYEYTINGERYQVGELTEDYSIRKEDDVIMMKLLKSSTIRNKLDHPMWDLMMKNVYSLSQGQIAREGFELRIIYKDDVTGMDVPNLQEGENLKDKPLIAVFGLDKLNYNNDQQYDGNFDYVEGITINESRGTIFFPVLEPFGSYLASQFNDATESTLKQKYVFSELYDKTISDAQQVNTKNKFYIAGSVQSESSEIPLPLGASGASVRVYSGGTELQQGTDYIVDSQIGRIRIVNPSILASGRSIRIDYERPDLFQSQIRRLFGLRLDYSVSKSLRLGATMMDLKESTPGFLTRTSIGNEPVNNTLWGFDVNFKKEGNGFTRLLDKLPLIQTKEPSSIILSAEFAQLIPGVNNKKIDGNAMIDDFEAARNINDLTRQPRKWRLGSTPDKFKDLTVPTYGYNYKRAKMSVYTIDQSTFITSGFGGGNGIVPEEITAAAQNNLYERSFVIQDIFPGRSTPVLGQNLPSAILDVSYFPEERGMYNYNPNLTSDGLLQKPEDNFGAVMRGITFDADFDNSNVEYLEFWLLNPFQDAVRDGRKTDGNTNQTGGVLSIQLGDISEDVIPDSRFNFENGIPTFSETASQPDITNWGKAPTIQFLTDAFDNSTADENSLRKQDVGLDGLSNEEERNFEHIKEYLDKVKINVTNQEALNEIINDPSGDDFKFFLDNGYGTDQFIVERFKNYLGMENNSPSINETDVITPSSSAVADKEDLNQDNTISDVESYWNYDIPLANDGLSVGNGYIIDKVSSGNADWYLFRVPLRSDSTKAQAVGGITGFKSVRFMRMVMSEWKEPVVLRFAALQLVSNSYRAYTEDLNNNSFVTIPEPNSNTTGFKVSTVSIEENGCTEDGDCNIKDGQTPYVVPPGFQRDRDFSQQTFRQFNEQSVSLAVEALEPGDKRAIFKNTDLDLNMYKRVQMFVHAENEQNQDNYAGAFMRLGTDSKTNYYEVEIENLKATPIGSTIPEDVWPAINDFDIPIDEFRNLKVRRNSKLGSDPDVALDKPYWEYVTVNSLPTDAGEIIPRTYKITVVGNPDLSNVLVTMLGISNPLDSNKIEQPAKFTVWMNELRANGFDDTKGEAAVLAADIKLADIGTISVSANINTFGFGGVQDRISSRSQETSQGFGIASSLELDKFFPQSWGLSIPLFMNYDIQEVVPYFDPLDPDIVLDNALAQFSEAEAKAYKDLVIDRNVNKGFNLSNVRKTKTDPNAKSHIYDVENFSVSYAQSSISRSNILIDEYLAERKTGALTYQFQPKTTLWEPFKEKESLANPKLAWLKALNFSPIPNLIAFRTDFNRSFTKTAYRSAEQTDSPGEVLPKLDPNYIKYFLTNRYYDLQWDLTKSISMTYNAQMNSIIDEEYGDAQESIWQGIFSSGRAKNYSQGLQLTYKLPLDKFFLLDWINANSRFNTDYQYRANSFDYANNESLADINGDSYGNFIENGRELAIQGRIDLVKLYNKLKYLKFANSPNQPRERFTRAPGDDEEIVLPTSDILKTFTRLLMTVRGINFNYSIVETTILPGFLPSVNLMGLSNMNSAPGLPFALLGSQNRTIHNTAGTAGWLSKSAVRNDPFTQTRQKKFDFSTNLEPFKGFRMQIRGNYSKGDSYQEIYRPKEAGEDFEALNPFRNGTFSMSFWSFKTGFTKMSKDPEDNYKYDIFDKMVAYRDSVIIKLQDLNTSGETGKWDQNSQDVLIPAFFAAYSGKDIDKLFEKVTKKGRSTFNPFLQFPMPNWRIDYTGLEKLPLFNKVFSSITLSHSYSSTYSVGNFTSSLLYDNENGIIGLDNNEYTLGNSLSPYNYFSPVFIMSSITMEERFSPLIGIQFTTKANISGRLDFNRERRAALNLANAQVAEYNSNDVVMGFGFKKNNVKLPFKGRDGNNIILTNDLNFRFDVTIRDVTSLQRRLDGDAVPIQGNYNLQIKPQVQYQFNKKLSMGFYFERFVNKPFTSLSYETRRTVGGLNMKFNLAD